A DNA window from Pseudoalteromonas marina contains the following coding sequences:
- the rlmF gene encoding 23S rRNA (adenine(1618)-N(6))-methyltransferase RlmF, with amino-acid sequence MTKNTPRAKLHPRNQHNNGYDFNLLTAALPALSPYIVNTPAGTKSIDFANNKAVKTLNQALLKAHYNIEFWDIPEHNLCPPIPGRVDYIHHLADLLSEDNKQTIPQGKQVKVLDIGTGANLVYPLTGTSEYNWHFTGSDIDPVSVKIAKQIAQFNALKITVKLQKKPANIFKGVINQKDLYHLTLCNPPFHASEQEAKKGSERKWKNLGKAPSKTLNFGGNNNELWCEGGEVQFITTMIAESEEFAQQVLWFTSLVSKKDSLSALEAKLKTYPIAEYKIIDMAQGQKVSRFLAWSYFDKETREHICNELD; translated from the coding sequence ATGACTAAAAATACACCACGTGCAAAACTACACCCACGCAATCAGCATAATAACGGTTACGATTTTAACTTACTAACAGCAGCGCTGCCGGCTTTAAGCCCTTATATAGTTAACACGCCTGCAGGTACTAAAAGTATTGACTTTGCAAATAATAAAGCAGTAAAAACACTCAACCAAGCGCTACTCAAAGCGCACTATAATATTGAATTTTGGGATATTCCCGAGCACAACTTATGCCCACCAATACCAGGGCGGGTAGACTATATCCATCACTTGGCCGATCTATTAAGCGAAGATAATAAACAAACAATCCCTCAAGGTAAGCAGGTTAAAGTACTTGATATAGGTACTGGTGCAAATTTAGTTTATCCATTAACAGGGACGAGTGAATATAACTGGCACTTCACTGGCTCAGATATAGACCCTGTCTCGGTTAAAATAGCCAAGCAAATTGCACAATTTAATGCCTTAAAAATAACGGTTAAGCTGCAAAAAAAACCGGCTAATATATTTAAAGGTGTTATAAACCAAAAAGATTTATATCACTTAACGCTTTGTAACCCGCCATTTCATGCAAGCGAACAAGAGGCAAAAAAAGGAAGTGAACGAAAATGGAAAAACTTAGGAAAAGCGCCCAGTAAAACGCTTAACTTTGGTGGTAACAACAACGAGCTTTGGTGCGAAGGTGGTGAAGTACAATTTATTACAACAATGATTGCAGAAAGTGAAGAATTTGCACAACAAGTGTTGTGGTTTACATCTTTAGTCTCAAAAAAAGACTCACTTAGTGCACTTGAAGCAAAACTAAAAACATACCCAATTGCGGAATATAAAATTATTGATATGGCTCAAGGGCAAAAAGTTAGCCGATTTCTTGCTTGGAGTTACTTTGATAAAGAGACGCGTGAACACATTTGTAATGAACTTGATTAA